The Silene latifolia isolate original U9 population chromosome Y, ASM4854445v1, whole genome shotgun sequence sequence GTCAACGATGCTCTAACACCGATCACCTCTGCGGCGCAACCCACGCTGATTTCATCCCATATAAGGATAGTCGCATTGATCGGAGTTTTCTCTGATGGCCAGCAACAAGCGAatgaagtaaaaaaaaaaagaatcaattcggaaaaaaaaaaactggCGATTGATTGGGGTTTCAATTCTCTGAGCAAAAATCGAATTGCAATAGATGAGTAATTTACCTAAGAGCAAAAATGATTGGATCTGCGGGACCAATATCAAATGGTTATCTCCAGGATCTCAAATATGGAGCCCGTCAAAGAGAAACTCGAGATTGTTGGCATAGGAAAATAGGAATTCGGGAGGTTGAAGAAGCAAAATGGAAAGCTTTGTCATCTAGATGACTCTCCATCTCCTGGAAGCAAAATAAGATTTTTCCTCTCCTAATCTTTGTGAAGACAATTTTCAAAAAGTAATTGTAGGACATGTACCAATTCAAGTCAATGGTCCGCTTCAATTTCTTCCCATATTTTATTTAGGCCTGTTCAAGGGTCCGCCTCATTCAATTTTAAACATGTTcgtgtaaaataaaattttacaccTTTCTATTTTTACGAAGTAAATTTTGCaaatcctagtttgtaaaattaaaatttatattCTAAtccttttttcaaaataaaattttgaattaagCCTCATTGCGCTGCGCCCGACATTTTTgagttataaaataaaattttctgaacttgcctttttgcgaaatataattttgcaattttcaattggtcggcaggccctgacatgtattttagttcttaaaataaaattttctgaacttatcctttttgcgaaataaaattttgcaattttcaaacttatcggtcggcgggccctgacacgcatctaagtttgtaaaataaaattttacgatcttatccatcctttttcaaaataaagttttgaaattccttggtcggcaggccctgacatgcacttgagttcttaaaataaaattttctgaacttgcctttttgcgaaataaaattttgaaaatcctagtttgtaaaataaaattttacattttaatcccttttcaaaataaaattttgaatcctcggtcggcgggccctgacacccaatcgagcttgtgaaatcaaattttgcaggttcactcttaagcgaaacaaagttttgcttaacCAGTATCCAGACcagtgaaacaaagtttcactatccagatccagaccagctaaacaaagtttggctattccagattccagaccagcaaaacaaagtttcactatccagatccagaccagctaaacaaagtttggctattccagattccagaccagcaaaacaaagttttgcttaacCAGATTCAagaccagctaaacaaagtttggctattccAGATATTCCAGATTTCAGACCAGttaaacaaagtttggctactCGAGATTCCAGAccagcaaaacaaagttttgctttaccAGTCATTCTTGCCAAGAAAACAATGTTTTGCCATACCGATTCAgttggtgaaacaaagttttaccaaATTCCATTCAGTTAacaaaacaaagttttgtcatGCCGATTCAGACAAAGTTtgaacaaagtttggctataTCGATTCAGGACCTGATCAAAACAAAGTTTCGTTATGCCAGTTTGAGACCAACGAAACAAAGTTTTGTTGCACCAGTTCCAGCTTCATCCCAgattagtaaaacaaagttttgctaaaCCAGTCCCAGTTTTCAGCTACTTCAGATAGGTAATATAAGAGGCTCAGGTACGTTTCTTATCCTTTATTtgtcccgaccggactactttgaccttcatcttactcagactcggtcaaagtCGGGGCTTCTGTAGACAACTCAAAGTTGTCTATCTAGCCTTAAGGGTACCCAATGATAAGGCTAAAATTAAATGACTAAATAAAAGTTGACAATGTTATAACTAAATGGCTCTTTACGCTTAATTCCCGATAAATCCCTCAAAATGGCCCAACACCTTTATTGAAGCCTTTGTTTCTGTCTGATATTGTACGAAGCCCAGTAATATTCCAATCCTTTATTTGATTTCATGACATCCAACATATATCAAAATCATGATGATAACTAGTAGAATTGTGCGGTTGTGCGaaactaattaaaataaaatacaagatCAACGTGTTTCCTTGTTTTCCACGTGACATAATAGAAGTTGGCAATGAATCCAAGTCTTTTTAGCATAGAGATTAGTATAAAGGATAAGGAAATACAAGGTTACGTATGAAACAAGATTCTCTCGGCATACTATTCAATTTCCTCAGACTTCCTTATTCCCAAAACTAGTATAAATACGCACCCATCTCAAGCTCAATGGAAAAAAAAGAGACAGACAATAAAAACGGACGGACACAAATACAATATCGAGAGTTCCAACATCAAACCAGACCACAAATTCTATACTTTTATACTCCATCTCAAATATTCTATCCCAGTTTTAAATCAAACCACTCACATAAATTATCCCAGttccatataagcgcataagagccgttaatttacgacaaagtcgaaattcattaatagtcaacatctacataggcctgagggtaccagaTTTAAATAAGCTTTTCTCtactctttctttttctttaattcttttattttgtcttttatttattttctctattgactaacctaattaatttgtcttTGTCTCAAATTTATATCGTCTTGtgtataaaattgtataattaacCTTTCGTTTGTTaagtttcgtcaaatatataatattacaaataaatagtagaggccgtcagtttgatgggcggtccgggtgcctaacaccttccctgaccgtacctttacccccgaatccgcaatcttttgttcagaccggagtgacggatcagtccccattccagggatcaaaagcggccttttccgttaacttatttttgtattttttttataaaacctactggcgactcctccatatttatttattttaaaaaaggagattttttcagggatctcacactcgtatgctttgagtatgacgagtcgttaccAAAAATAATCCAGGTGATAATCACTGGATGGCTGtaaagaatatccttaagtacttaagaaggACAAAGGATTCATTATTGGTGTTTGGAGGTGATTCTGAGCTACGTGTAAGGGGTTACACGGACgctagtttccaaaccgatagggatgatttgaaatcccaaggTGGTTTTGTTTTTAAGTTGAATGGAggagcggtttgctggagaagtttcaaagagtctgtcATTGCGGATTCTACATTGGAAGCTGAGTATATTGCAGCATCAGATGCTGCAAAGGAAGTTGTATGGATTCGGCAGATtttggaggggctaggagtagttcATGTAGCCGCAGATCCATTCATGGTattttgtgataacagtggggctatttttcaagctaaggagcccaagtctagtaataagTGTAACACCCCTAAGATATTGAGAGTATAGTTTTCCCACATCGGGAAATTGtggagcttgtgatatgtttataagggattccacccaacatttagtaacaaggccttgtgcttttgggcttaagtgaggaaaAAATAACGggcctaaatgtgcacatccatcttattggggttgtgttacgacggtggtgggtTGGGTTGTTAtaataagtctagacatgtacacaGAAAAATTCATGTAAGTAGATATTACATAGAAAGAGGGGAAGTAGctatttgtaaggttgggacagacggGAATATCaatgatcctttaaccaagcctttgtcgcaagctaaacatgatagtcatgtagtttcaaTGAGATTGAGACGAATGCTTGAGTTTCTGTATGTTATATGATATGTAATTATTAGATGTTGTATTAATTTTTACATATATTataatcgcatttatcatttgagttttaTTTACATAAGCTCAATTATTCAGTATTAACTAAATTGTTACATTTATactttgttgatttgaagaggttgtggagacaacgttgaacctttCAAATGAAcaagattaacattgtatttagtccttagttacttaatgaggtgacgtctcggagtgactagattgtaaatCGATCGATGGTGAGTTCAGCCACCATATGTCATAGAGAtaactggtcgattacataggcagacaGTGGAGACACTATGTCGGGCAGTGACCATCTATAGAGTccttttaatttcatttttatgaagcctggtcgtggcaaggacTTCTACAATATTCCTATgaatcgattcttttgactggggACTATTTGTCTGAGTCAATACAGTTTTCgattggctttggtttttgtcctaggtcgtaccgtaaaaggaggccgatgggcATCTTCAGGGTCATGGTGATCGGTGattgaatgaagaaaataggtcaacatgaattgtccaccctcGTCAGGGTTTAAACATATCAGGGCCACCCAAGGAGTAGTgactggaaatacgtggccatGCTCAGAAGAGATCTATGGTAGATTTTCTGGTAAGACAGTTATACtcccgatcgaggaaaccactcatgatatgatcaagtgcaagtacgacttgaaagacaccttgcattgagtgggagatataacGGACAAGAAAATCGgtagcgcacacttgtgtcggacaagtaggagattgttggagtaggtgTTCTTCACAATAGTGCGTCTACTTATTAAATCTCATTAGAGGAATATATCTGGGATATATGTCATTATACTCGTTAGCtaatcaacgtatatcggtaacggtcaGCCGGCTAGGGTTAGACATTACTGTTGCATGACGACGacgttcagctgatccctttcggtcacacctataggatgaagccTTAATGGACAAAGTAATTAATTGTATATGATACAGTGTAATTAGTTCCTTGAATATAGTAACCAAAGGTTAGTCAAGTGATTTATATTTGATAATGAGTTAGGAACTCAGGTCTAAggtatatattatttaattatgtgataattgagtAATAAATTTTATGTCTTAtattaatatgattaaataagacggTATTTAGTAATTAAtggttaatttactaaattaatgtGTTTTGTGTATATATATTACgaggcggaggtaattagctaatATGTTTTACAAGCAGTTGTAAAAGTAGCTAATTGGGTTTTATTAGACACATTATATTATGATATAATGGTCAAATATCACTTAAAAGTTAGGCGTATATTATTTAGTTAATTGTGACGTTAAATTGTTAAATGGTCAAATTCacatttaattatataagataattaaatatattagTTATAAGtatatttgtgggacaaatgtcaaaaGTCAAAATAAGGCCCAAATTAATATCAAGTGGAGCGAAATTTATTGACAAACATCGCATGTGGTTTGGCTTATTTTGTGTGCCTAACCACATGGGATTGACTTTGAATCTTTCACATTGGGTTGCTTATATATACATGAATCAACACATTTGCATGTTATgaaaattttagaccaaaaattacTAAACGAAAAGGAATACCATTTTCTTCATCCTTTCTTGATAAAACTTGATCAAAATTTTTGCTATTCTTATTTCCTTAAACCAATGTAAGGAAAATTCAACTTATATATTTTAGATTATGTCTTATAATTTgcatgcatgtaactagatcagTAAACCactaaattaaagtaattaagtaactaattagaggagtctaattaggggtctTGAACTTTCGCGAACTACCCCGAAGGGAATATGGAAACAAAAATAGAACCCGCTCCCCGCTAAGAAACCGTTGGCCAGAACAACCCATCtcggctgtaacacccccatctaccaaggagcctaaacaagaccttccccagtagataagggcgttaccatctcggttgcccgaggaatataaatatcaaacgtcaataaaagaacaattaagtttattacaagttagtcatcaaaataaaagatacaactgaGGAGATCTAGCAACTATGTgatactatctctgccatgaatcgtggtagactcgtccctctaAAGCACCCAGCTAACTCCATATATCCACCTGCTAAAACCAACTGCTCATCATAATGTATCACGGCAGACACATCACAAGAACAAAAcacaaacaacaccacacaaggtcagtgacTGAAGGAACACACAAAGCTAGATACAACAAACACGCACCCGACATCTCCTCCAATCACCAAAACTCCTCTGACTGTCCGAAGGTCCAGttctgccagattacggccgcaaccagcaatcctcgctgccagtgggggaccgcagccattcccacctaagccccgctcatcgacACTGAGCGCAAACCTGTGTTCCTTAATGTccacatcccttttgtggcgggttccacaaagtgcgaatcaagggcgtgaagccacttccgcaagtgactccactcagccgaggacgcaccttgcGAACCAGAGACAACACACAACCACCAAATACAACCTATCCACACTACCAACAACCATACCAAAATCAAGTAAACAATACAATCGACATATTAGATAACCaatagtactgagtaggaaaacctacctttagcaatccgcAGCAACACCGCATACGCCCACAAGatgacaagcaaccaccataaccacctattatATACAATACGACAAccctattactactaccacaaccataattagaactaaagaagacgatgatgatgatgatgacatacctatacATAATGTTCCGGCGACAAGATCGCTACCCGACTTatgcttcccatccccatggtgtctcaactCACGAAGGCTCCAAAAAGGATGACTATGGGTGAAGGAGAGAGATGTGACGGCAGTTAGGTTTAGGAGAAGTAAAATGAAATGATTTTGGTTTCACGATTCCGCGAATTATATATTACCGCTGaactcccgttactcgatcgagtatgggacttactcgatcgagtgacctctactcgatcgagtcactgagctactcgatcgagtagcccccgctAGATCGAGCTTCCCAAACCCAAAGGTTATTATGCAGAAGATTGAACTCATAAGGCTTACAAAGGTCtagatatatatataaatatatctaaggtcagtcaacgggtccctaacagagcgggtattacagtcttccccccttaaaaagaacttcgtccccgaagtgcAACTCATCGTTTCCCCACAACTCAAGGTGTAAGAAGAACTAAGGTAACAGCCGCCTACTCATCTCGACAAGAACAACACAACCATTCCCTCATACCACCCATCTGTTTACGCCCaccactcatcatcatcatcgaccTCTGCAAACATGATCATCAGATACAACTTCCTACCGAGTCATCAACCACGTATCACACGAGAGAAAACACACTAACACC is a genomic window containing:
- the LOC141628073 gene encoding secreted RxLR effector protein 161-like, with protein sequence MAVKNILKYLRRTKDSLLVFGGDSELRVRGYTDASFQTDRDDLKSQGGFVFKLNGGAVCWRSFKESVIADSTLEAEYIAASDAAKEVVWIRQILEGLGVVHVAADPFMRLWRQR